GTAACGGGTACCGGAGCCCACTCGCTGCGAACCATGTGTAAGTCGGAATGACAGATTCCGCAGAAGAGGATCTCGATTTGAACATCCTTCTCCGTCGGCTCGCGCCGAGCTATGGTCGTGTGAGCGAGAGGAGAGGTTGCGCTGGCGGCTGAGTATGCTTTGGCTTTGTACATGATTAACTCCTCATTTGAGTTTCGCTTCAACTCTCGAGTATACACAACCAGTCCCGATCACGATACCGCCAAATTGAAAGACTCCGAAGGGCCAGTAACCCACCCGTAGCGCCTTTGCCCCGGCGCATTGCGTCAGTGAAGGAATCGCCTGCTGCGATGCAAAGTGCCGGAAACGCTCCGGGTGGGCTACCGGATCAACATTGTCGGGCTCGGCTCGCTTCCACTCCTCTCACCTCTCCCCGCCGGAGCGAGACGAGGTGGATGATCGTTCTTCGAACAATATCCCGCTTGCCGCGTACAACGAATAACAACATCGATCCATATTACCGAAAGGAGCCTCGATGCCTAACTCTGTCCGCTTCCACCGCGTCTTGAAAGCTGCTCCGGACCGCGTCTACCGCGCCTTCCTCGACCCCGACGCCATGGCCAAATGGTCGCCGCCGCATGGCTTCACCGGCAAGGTTCACCAGATCGACGCCCGGGTCGGCGGCACCTACAAGATGTCGTTCACCAATTTCTCCACCGGCAGAAGCCACTCCTTCGGCGGCACCTATCTCGAACTTGTGCCCAACGAACGGATCAGCTATTCCGACAAGTTTGATGATCCCGCCATGTCCGGGGAGATGCGGACAACAATCAAATTGCGGAAGGTCTTCTGCGGGACGGAGGTGGAAATCGAGCAATCCGGTCTGCCCGATGTCATCCCGCCGGAGGCTTGCTATCTCGGCTGGCAGGAATCG
This is a stretch of genomic DNA from Candidatus Zixiibacteriota bacterium. It encodes these proteins:
- a CDS encoding SRPBCC family protein yields the protein MPNSVRFHRVLKAAPDRVYRAFLDPDAMAKWSPPHGFTGKVHQIDARVGGTYKMSFTNFSTGRSHSFGGTYLELVPNERISYSDKFDDPAMSGEMRTTIKLRKVFCGTEVEIEQSGLPDVIPPEACYLGWQESLTLLTLLVEAEIPDSM